From one uncultured Methanoregula sp. genomic stretch:
- a CDS encoding helix-turn-helix domain-containing protein encodes MSDNAQMLTSKEVADRLGVHQKTVHLWLRSGKLQGIKISYRAWRIPKESLDSFIDANSNRSAKPGLKTSTGNNLEQKNTLQTILSQDKKEEIITPQSKMKYYIRDIMGEQSSDSK; translated from the coding sequence ATGTCCGACAATGCCCAGATGCTCACATCCAAAGAGGTAGCAGACAGGCTTGGAGTTCACCAGAAAACCGTTCACCTATGGCTTCGTTCCGGAAAACTTCAAGGGATAAAAATTTCATACCGTGCCTGGAGAATTCCCAAAGAATCCCTTGATTCCTTTATCGATGCAAATAGTAACAGATCGGCTAAACCGGGATTGAAAACATCCACGGGAAACAATCTGGAACAAAAAAATACCCTTCAGACAATACTTAGTCAGGATAAAAAAGAAGAAATAATTACGCCCCAATCAAAAATGAAATATTATATCCGGGATATTATGGGGGAACAATCCTCTGATAGTAAATAA
- a CDS encoding DUF5806 family protein, with amino-acid sequence MDEENIQQEINKYKKFKKVDGATYRKVNHFLRKRTYITAREWALARLCTDFRTSGGAEMTFIGKHLPELVPFMEDTYTPQAVNQARNSFKKKVRKASATFFYGAMCGFFTTDELDDLLFEASEVARFLLEVEGTTLDIDEEIDIEDRITTVMRSVGEAAKTILKTRGEENDLPISSSKSEVPHPDILLPDSTDIDNPDSIQKKGEDSIKISVNNEYNDPIVAEGHKNVQDNITKTDQQNNNSDKKNDTGIHPL; translated from the coding sequence ATGGACGAGGAGAATATTCAGCAGGAAATCAACAAGTACAAAAAATTCAAGAAAGTTGATGGTGCCACCTATCGGAAAGTGAATCATTTCTTACGGAAACGCACGTACATAACTGCAAGAGAATGGGCGCTTGCACGGCTCTGCACCGATTTTCGTACATCCGGGGGAGCGGAGATGACCTTCATCGGTAAACACCTTCCTGAACTGGTTCCCTTCATGGAAGATACATATACTCCCCAAGCCGTAAACCAAGCTCGCAACTCCTTCAAGAAAAAAGTGAGAAAGGCTAGTGCAACCTTTTTTTATGGTGCAATGTGTGGTTTTTTTACAACAGATGAACTTGATGATCTTCTCTTTGAGGCAAGCGAAGTTGCGAGATTCCTTCTGGAGGTAGAAGGAACAACATTGGATATCGATGAAGAGATTGATATTGAAGATCGCATAACAACGGTGATGAGAAGCGTCGGCGAAGCCGCAAAAACCATACTCAAGACACGGGGAGAGGAAAATGACCTCCCCATTTCATCAAGTAAATCAGAGGTTCCTCATCCGGATATTTTGTTACCAGATTCTACAGATATCGATAATCCAGATTCCATTCAAAAGAAAGGGGAAGATTCCATAAAAATTTCAGTTAATAATGAATATAATGATCCAATAGTTGCAGAAGGTCACAAAAACGTTCAAGATAATATAACAAAAACAGATCAACAGAACAATAACTCCGACAAAAAAAATGATACTGGGATACATCCATTATGA
- the mobB gene encoding molybdopterin-guanine dinucleotide biosynthesis protein B, with amino-acid sequence MKIIQVVGRSNSGKTTFIKNLIPELRMLGSVSVIKHLGDHDYHLEEGKDTTVFFKAGADIAVGIDATKSVVAINKNSLEDALKFLAGQGMDYTVIEGFKQYPFSKIVIGSLETEKCVLTNPTVNQVIINLELFEDYHD; translated from the coding sequence ATGAAAATCATCCAGGTTGTTGGCCGTTCAAATTCCGGTAAAACCACATTCATCAAAAATCTTATTCCGGAACTCAGGATGCTCGGTTCCGTTTCTGTTATTAAACATCTTGGAGATCATGACTACCATCTCGAAGAGGGGAAGGATACAACTGTTTTTTTTAAAGCGGGCGCAGATATTGCTGTAGGTATTGACGCAACTAAATCAGTTGTTGCTATCAACAAGAACTCACTGGAGGATGCGTTAAAATTCCTTGCTGGACAGGGGATGGATTACACGGTTATTGAGGGATTTAAACAGTATCCATTTTCAAAGATTGTGATTGGCAGCCTTGAAACCGAAAAGTGCGTTCTTACCAATCCTACAGTGAACCAGGTTATTATAAATCTTGAGCTTTTTGAAGATTATCATGATTAA
- the glmM gene encoding phosphoglucosamine mutase, with product MTAVKMQKQLFGTNGVRGVTGKEITPELMITVGLALGTMRKGQIGVGRDTRTSGESLIKALKAGLLAAGCDVVDCGILPTPALQYLVKEHFDGGAMITASHNPPEYNGVKIIEPDGTEMGDEETIKLETLIFSRSFPPVKWEESGRESSAPSLIQEYCSSISEYFPGNPGKGMTVVADPGSGPACLTTSTILTAMGCRVITINGKMDGTFPGRLPEPSIEGLASLSELVISSGAAFGVAHDGDADRAVFVDETGKFIEEDQQFALIAQYICRKKTGTVVTPVSTGQIVEMVITREGGSVTYTPVGSIYVARTMRLLLENDVNVIFGGEGNGGLIFPEHQFCRDGGMTAAMMVSILSSTDKKLSELIDQLPRRYVLKDKIRTSKGKEILEGIKADYSHEKVDQTDGLKIIRKNAWILVRASGTEPIIRIIVDADDPEKCRDFQNEIKQKILAFG from the coding sequence ATGACGGCAGTAAAAATGCAAAAACAACTGTTCGGCACGAACGGTGTAAGGGGAGTTACCGGTAAGGAGATTACACCGGAACTTATGATCACAGTTGGTCTGGCCCTTGGAACTATGAGGAAAGGACAAATTGGAGTTGGCCGTGATACTCGCACATCTGGCGAATCCCTTATTAAAGCCTTAAAAGCCGGCCTCCTTGCAGCAGGATGCGATGTGGTCGATTGCGGGATTCTCCCTACTCCCGCACTTCAGTATCTTGTCAAGGAGCACTTCGATGGGGGCGCAATGATAACTGCATCTCATAACCCACCCGAATATAACGGGGTCAAAATCATCGAGCCGGATGGAACAGAGATGGGTGACGAAGAGACAATAAAACTTGAAACGTTAATTTTCAGCCGTTCTTTTCCTCCAGTGAAATGGGAGGAGTCAGGCAGGGAATCATCGGCTCCATCCCTCATCCAAGAGTATTGTTCATCAATTTCAGAGTATTTCCCGGGCAACCCGGGAAAAGGAATGACCGTTGTCGCGGACCCCGGTTCAGGCCCTGCCTGCCTTACAACTTCAACTATTCTCACAGCAATGGGATGTCGTGTTATAACGATTAATGGCAAGATGGATGGAACCTTTCCCGGGCGACTTCCTGAACCTTCCATTGAAGGCCTTGCATCTCTGTCAGAACTGGTTATCAGCAGCGGAGCCGCATTTGGAGTGGCACACGACGGGGATGCAGACCGGGCTGTATTTGTTGACGAAACAGGTAAATTTATCGAGGAAGACCAGCAGTTTGCTCTGATTGCCCAATATATTTGCCGTAAAAAAACAGGGACTGTTGTGACTCCAGTAAGCACAGGCCAGATTGTCGAAATGGTAATAACAAGAGAGGGTGGTTCGGTAACATACACACCAGTCGGTAGTATCTATGTTGCCCGGACAATGCGTTTATTGCTTGAGAATGATGTTAATGTTATCTTTGGGGGCGAAGGAAATGGAGGACTGATCTTTCCTGAACATCAATTCTGCCGGGATGGTGGCATGACAGCAGCGATGATGGTATCGATCCTGTCTTCGACCGATAAAAAGTTATCAGAACTCATCGACCAACTGCCTCGAAGATATGTCCTTAAGGATAAGATCAGAACATCAAAGGGAAAAGAAATTTTAGAGGGAATAAAGGCCGATTATTCCCATGAAAAAGTCGATCAAACTGATGGTCTGAAAATTATCAGGAAAAACGCCTGGATTCTTGTGAGAGCATCAGGAACGGAACCGATAATCCGGATCATTGTCGACGCGGATGATCCTGAAAAATGCCGGGATTTTCAGAATGAAATCAAACAAAAAATTCTGGCATTTGGATAA